A single genomic interval of Helianthus annuus cultivar XRQ/B chromosome 13, HanXRQr2.0-SUNRISE, whole genome shotgun sequence harbors:
- the LOC110898674 gene encoding uncharacterized protein LOC110898674 isoform X2, whose protein sequence is MYTSFIKYLLKLSSLSIDVPISFVTEFYGEDWADRKLRIYHSSGKKWVVMLKRVKGMPVLTDGWETVVSELELQKDCLLTFLPLNHFGLHLSSYVNGVCRQSYFTINLHLRMGFTIIEDSFVQQCFGDNVVAGSYEINYKGSPWTVSTSKVNSNYVFSQGWAQLCNDLGVQEDDLLVFEKLNDVMFGLTVYRDEVEIRLSKKVESDDDDDDVIQISKAYYDKALFKDIEEDDNQPTSDKSPSVTVTSSTPKKVHVKETLKVGDGLRFKTSQDVKGKGNGKLFVDRSVTVDNFNKQCKGRKRSTTSAQTVKHRKKVTRNANKVSGLGMDPEFFNFSRKAEYRLSRPV, encoded by the exons ATGTATACTTCGTTTATAAAGTATCTTCTGAAGCTATCATCATTGAGTATA GATGTCCCGATCTCATTTGTTACTGAATTCTATGGAGAGGATTGGGCCGATAGGAAGCTGCGTATATATCACTCAAGTGGGAAAAAATGGGTCGTAATGTTGAAACGAGTAAAAGGTATGCCGGTCTTAACTGACGGCTGGGAAACAGTTGTTTCGGAGCTTGAACTTCAAAAGGATTGTCTGCTTACATTTCTTCCATTGAACCATTTTGGTCTCCATCTTTCATCTTATGTTAATGGCGTATGTCGTCAATCTTATTTCACAATTAATCTTCATCTAAGAATGGGTTTTACG ATCATTGAAGATTCTTTTGTTCAACAATGTTTTGGAGACAATGTAGTGGCTGGCTCATATGAAATTAATTATAAGGGTTCTCCGTGGACAGTGTCAACAAGTAAGGTTAATTCAAACTATGTATTTTCACAAGGTTGGGCTCAACTTTGCAACGATCTTGGCGTTCAAGAAGATGATTTACTGGTTTTTGAAAAACTTAATGATGTTATGTTTGGCTTAACCGTGTATCGAGACGAGGTTGAGATAAGGTTGAGCAAGAAAGTtgaatctgatgatgatgatgatgatgtaattCAGATCTCTAAGGCCTATTATGATAAAGCGCTTTTTAAG GACATAGAGGAAGATGATAACCAGCCCACTTCTGATAAAAGTCCATCAGTAACAGTCACGTCAAGTACACCGAAGAAGGTTCATGTTAAAGAGACGTTGAAAGTAGGTGATGGTTTACGTTTCAAGACAAGCCAAGAT GTTAAAGGAAAGGGAAATGGTAAACTTTTTGTCGACCGATCCGTCACAGTCGATAATTTCAACAAACAATGCAAAGGCCGAAAACGTTCTACAACATCTGCTCAAACTGTCAAG CATCGAAAGAAGGTAACAAGGAATGCAAACAAAGTTTCCGGTCTCGGCATGGATCCAGAATTCTTCAACTTTAGCCGTAAAGCAGAGTATAGGCTG AGTCGGCCTGTCTGA
- the LOC110898674 gene encoding uncharacterized protein LOC110898674 isoform X1 gives MYTSFIKYLLKLSSLSIDVPISFVTEFYGEDWADRKLRIYHSSGKKWVVMLKRVKGMPVLTDGWETVVSELELQKDCLLTFLPLNHFGLHLSSYVNGVCRQSYFTINLHLRMGFTIIEDSFVQQCFGDNVVAGSYEINYKGSPWTVSTSKVNSNYVFSQGWAQLCNDLGVQEDDLLVFEKLNDVMFGLTVYRDEVEIRLSKKVESDDDDDDVIQISKAYYDKALFKDIEEDDNQPTSDKSPSVTVTSSTPKKVHVKETLKVGDGLRFKTSQDVKGKGNGKLFVDRSVTVDNFNKQCKGRKRSTTSAQTVKHRKKVTRNANKVSGLGMDPEFFNFSRKAEYRLRLPVVVVNRVGLSESLQPISVQNMNGDVEVYETKTELNSGTLRYAVDG, from the exons ATGTATACTTCGTTTATAAAGTATCTTCTGAAGCTATCATCATTGAGTATA GATGTCCCGATCTCATTTGTTACTGAATTCTATGGAGAGGATTGGGCCGATAGGAAGCTGCGTATATATCACTCAAGTGGGAAAAAATGGGTCGTAATGTTGAAACGAGTAAAAGGTATGCCGGTCTTAACTGACGGCTGGGAAACAGTTGTTTCGGAGCTTGAACTTCAAAAGGATTGTCTGCTTACATTTCTTCCATTGAACCATTTTGGTCTCCATCTTTCATCTTATGTTAATGGCGTATGTCGTCAATCTTATTTCACAATTAATCTTCATCTAAGAATGGGTTTTACG ATCATTGAAGATTCTTTTGTTCAACAATGTTTTGGAGACAATGTAGTGGCTGGCTCATATGAAATTAATTATAAGGGTTCTCCGTGGACAGTGTCAACAAGTAAGGTTAATTCAAACTATGTATTTTCACAAGGTTGGGCTCAACTTTGCAACGATCTTGGCGTTCAAGAAGATGATTTACTGGTTTTTGAAAAACTTAATGATGTTATGTTTGGCTTAACCGTGTATCGAGACGAGGTTGAGATAAGGTTGAGCAAGAAAGTtgaatctgatgatgatgatgatgatgtaattCAGATCTCTAAGGCCTATTATGATAAAGCGCTTTTTAAG GACATAGAGGAAGATGATAACCAGCCCACTTCTGATAAAAGTCCATCAGTAACAGTCACGTCAAGTACACCGAAGAAGGTTCATGTTAAAGAGACGTTGAAAGTAGGTGATGGTTTACGTTTCAAGACAAGCCAAGAT GTTAAAGGAAAGGGAAATGGTAAACTTTTTGTCGACCGATCCGTCACAGTCGATAATTTCAACAAACAATGCAAAGGCCGAAAACGTTCTACAACATCTGCTCAAACTGTCAAG CATCGAAAGAAGGTAACAAGGAATGCAAACAAAGTTTCCGGTCTCGGCATGGATCCAGAATTCTTCAACTTTAGCCGTAAAGCAGAGTATAGGCTG CGGCTGCCTGTTGTGGTTGTTAATAGAGTCGGCCTGTCTGAAAGCTTGCAACCTATATCTGTGCAAAACATGAACGGTGATGTTGAAGTTTATGAAACAAAGACAGAGTTAAACAGTGGTACGTTACGTTACGCTGTTGATGGATGA